A part of Dasypus novemcinctus isolate mDasNov1 chromosome 5, mDasNov1.1.hap2, whole genome shotgun sequence genomic DNA contains:
- the PTF1A gene encoding pancreas transcription factor 1 subunit alpha yields the protein MDAVLLEHFPGGLDAFPSPYFDDEDFFTDQSSRDPLEDGDELLAAEEAEVDFLSRQLHEYCARDGACLLLPPAPGAPPSGDPGDPRGAGPCYGAAAPPGGLPASPGSPAGLAWPCAAAAALSPGARLRGLGAAARRRRRVRSEAELQQLRQAANVRERRRMQSINDAFEGLRSHIPTLPYEKRLSKVDTLRLAIGYINFLSELVQADLPLRGGGGAGGSGGPGGGGRRSGDSPGSQACKVIICHRGTRSPSPSDPDYGLPPLAGHSLSWTDEKQLKEQNIIRTAKVWTPEDPRKLNSKSSFNNRENEPPFEFVS from the exons ATGGACGCGGTGCTGCTCGAGCACTTCCCCGGGGGCCTAGACGCCTTTCCGTCGCCCTACTTCGACGACGAGGACTTCTTCACCGATCAGTCCTCCCGGGACCCCCTGGAGGACGGCGACGAGCTGCTGGCCGCCGAGGAGGCCGAGGTGGACTTCCTCAGCCGCCAGCTGCACGAATACTGCGCCCGCGACGGGGCGTGCCTGCTGCTGCCGCCCGCGCCCGGCGCGCCGCCGTCGGGGGATCCCGGTGACCCGCGCGGCGCCGGCCCCTGCTACGGGGCGGCCGCGCCCCCCGGCGGCCTCCCCGCGTCGCCCGGCTCGCCCGCCGGCCTGGCCTGGCCGTGCGCCGCGGCGGCCGCGCTGTCCCCGGGAGCGCGCCTGCGGGGCCTGGGCGcggcggcgcggcggcggcgccgGGTGCGCTCCGAGGCGGAGCTGCAGCAGCTGCGGCAGGCGGCCAACGTGCGGGAACGGCGGCGCATGCAGTCCATCAACGACGCCTTCGAGGGGCTGCGCTCGCACATTCCCACGCTGCCCTACGAGAAGCGCCTCTCCAAAGTGGACACGCTGCGCTTGGCCATCGGCTACATCAACTTCCTCAGCGAGCTGGTGCAGGCCGACCTGCCCTTGCGcgggggcggcggcgcgggcggcagCGGGGGGCCCGGCGGCGGCGGGCGCCGGAGCGGGGACAGCCCGGGCAGCCAGGCCTGCAAGGTCATCATCTGCCATCGCGGCACCC GGTCTCCCTCTCCGAGCGACCCGGATTACGGCCTCCCTCCCCTGGCGGGACACTCGCTCTCGTGGACTGATGAAAAACAACTCAAAGAACAAAATATCATCCGAACAGCCAAAGTGTGGACCCCAGAGGACCCCAGAAAACTCAACAGCAAATCTTCCTTCAACAACAGAGAGAACGAGCCGCCCTTCGAGTTTGTATCCTGA